In a single window of the Coffea eugenioides isolate CCC68of chromosome 3, Ceug_1.0, whole genome shotgun sequence genome:
- the LOC113766645 gene encoding uncharacterized protein LOC113766645, which produces MRSKTAREPETSWEIRKHTVWKRLWSLNIKLKLKHFLWRCLQNALPANETLFKRIGKGSNICSCCGDNAETIEHMLFFCPTAKVVWKLAPVKWDGIAELQGNFWNWWVAVMQSAKEAHGLDRIQLTVSILWQVWKARNKMTFQAERGNAKLIVDKAHSEWLEYEACNETNGRPATPAEENGQSQQKWEPPKEGVIRINTDAVLSAKMVRTGLGIIARNWHGKIVKAKGIVTRRRGVPAIEEAMAIRSALEMTKNAGWTTIEVQSDCKCVVSLINSSNRQDCKLQTILDDIEDLKKNFDCCVFLFIPRTANTCSHALAQFAVKSVRIIEWEGSFPSWLSKLARKDMGVVNPFCN; this is translated from the coding sequence ATGAGGAGCAAAACGGCACGTGAACCTGAGACGAGTTGGGAAATTAGGAAACATACGGTATGGAAAAGGCTGTGGAGTTTGAATATCAAGCTGAAACTAAAACACTTTCTAtggagatgcctacaaaatgcCTTGCCTGCAAATGAAACACTTTTTAAGAGGATAGGAAAGGGAAGTAACATATGTTCCTGCTGTGGTGACAATGCTGAAACCATTGAACATATGTTATTCTTTTGCCCAACTGCCAAAGTGGTATGGAAACTTGCTCCAGTGAAATGGGATGGGATAGCTGAACTACAAGGCAACTTTTGGAACTGGTGGGTTGCTGTGATGCAATCAGCAAAGGAGGCGCATGGCCTGGACAGAATCCAGCTTACGGTTAGCATTTTATGGCAAGTGTGGAAGGCTAGAAACAAAATGACTTTCCAAGCTGAGAGGGGGAATGCAAAACTGATTGTCGACAAAGCTCACAGTGAATGGCTTGAGTATGAAGCTTGCAATGAAACCAATGGAAGACCAGCTACACCAGCCGAGGAGAATGGGCAATCACAACAGAAATGGGAACCACCTAAAGAAGGGGTGATAAGGATAAACACGGATGCAGTACTCTCAGCTAAGATGGTCCGGACAGGCCTGGGGATCATTGCGCGGAATTGGCATGGAAAGATAGTGAAAGCTAAAGGCATCGTGACACGGAGGAGAGGAGTACCAGCAATCGAGGAAGCAATGGCAATAAGGAGTGCGTTGGAAATGACCAAAAATGCAGGATGGACTACAATAGAGGTCCAATCTGATTGCAAATGTGTGGTAAGCCTAATCAACTCAAGCAATAGACAGGATTGTAAGTTGCAAACGATCCTGGATGACATTGAAGACTTGAAGAAGAACTTTGACTGTTGTGTGTTTTTGTTTATTCCCAGGACTGCTAATACTTGTAGCCATGCTTTGGCTCAATTTGCAGTTAAGTCAGTTAGGATAATTGAATGGGAGGGATCATTCCCATCTTGGTTATCAAAACTAGCTAGGAAAGATATGGGGGTAGTTAACCCGTTTTGTAATTAA